From Cricetulus griseus strain 17A/GY chromosome 1 unlocalized genomic scaffold, alternate assembly CriGri-PICRH-1.0 chr1_0, whole genome shotgun sequence, a single genomic window includes:
- the Clcn3 gene encoding H(+)/Cl(-) exchange transporter 3 isoform X1 has translation MESEQLFHRGYYRNSYNSITSASSDEELLDGAGAIMDFQTSEDDNLLDGDTAVGTHYTMTNGGSINSSTHLLDLLDEPIPGVGTYDDFHTIDWVREKCKDRERHRRINSKKKESAWEMTKSLYDAWSGWLVVTLTGLASGALAGLIDIAADWMTDLKEGICLSALWYNHEQCCWGSNETTFEERDKCPQWKTWAELIIGQAEGPGSYIMNYIMYIFWALSFAFLAVSLVKVFAPYACGSGIPEIKTILSGFIIRGYLGKWTLMIKTITLVLAVASGLSLGKEGPLVHVACCCGNIFSYLFPKYSTNEAKKREVLSAASAAGVSVAFGAPIGGVLFSLEEVSYYFPLKTLWRSFFAALVAAFVLRSINPFGNSRLVLFYVEYHTPWYLFELFPFILLGVFGGLWGAFFIRANIAWCRRRKSTKFGKYPVLEVIIVAAITAVVAFPNPYTRLNTSELIKELFTDCGPLESSSLCDYRNDMNASKIVDDIPDRPAGVGVYSAIWQLCLALIFKIIMTVFTFGIKVPSGLFIPSMAIGAIAGRIVGIAVEQLAYYHHDWFIFKEWCEVGADCITPGLYAMVGAAACLGGVTRMTVSLVVIVFELTGGLEYIVPLMAAVMTSKWVGDAFGREGIYEAHIRLNGYPFLDAKEEFTHTTLAADVMRPRRSDPPLAVLTQDNMTVDDIENMINETSYNGFPVIMSKESQRLVGFALRRDLTIAIESARKKQEGIVGSSRVCFAQHTPSLPAESPRPLKLRSILDMSPFTVTDHTPMEIVVDIFRKLGLRQCLVTHNGIVLGIITKKNILEHLEQLKQHVEPLAPPWHYNKKRYPPSYGPDGKPRPRFNNVQLSSVDEEREETEEEVRLLNSTIL, from the exons GAACTCATTATACAATGACAAATGGAGGCAGCATTAATAGCTCTACACACTTGCTGGATCTTTTGGATGAACCGATCCCAGGTGTTGGTACATATGATGATTTCCATACTATTGATTGGGTTCGAGAGAAATgtaaagacagagaaaggcacAGACGT ATcaacagtaaaaaaaaagaatcagcatGGGAAATGACAAAAAGTCTGTATGATGCTTGGTCAGGATGGCTGGTAGTGACGTTGACAGGACTGGCTTCAG GGGCACTAGCTGGATTGATAGACATCGCTGCTGACTGGATGACTGACCTAAAGGAGGGCATTTGCCTCAGTGCATTGTGGTACAACCATGAGCAGTGTTGTTGGGGATCTAATGAAACAACATTTGAAGAGAGGGATAAATGTCCCCAGTGGAAAACATGGGCAGAGTTAATCATAGGTCAAGCAGAG ggtcCGGGATCTTACATCATGAACTACataatgtacatcttttgggcCCTGAGTTTTGCCTTTCTTGCAGTTTCTTTGGTGAAAGTATTTGCTCCATATGCCTGTGGCTCTGGAATTCCAGAG attaaaactattttgagtgGATTCATCATCAGAGGCTATTTGGGAAAATGGACTTTAATGATTAAAACCATCACATTAGTGCTGGCTGTGGCTTCAGGTTTAAGTTTAGGAAAAGAAGGCCCCCTGGTACACGTTGCCTGTTGCTGTGGAAATATCTTTTCCTACCTCTTTCCAAAGTACAGCACAAATGAAGCTAAAAAGAGGGAG GTGCTGTCAGCAGCCTCTGCTGCAGGTGTTTCTGTAGCCTTTGGGGCGCCCATTGGAGGAGTTCTTTTTAGTTTGGAAGAG gtTAGCTATTATTTTCCTCTCAAAACTTTATGGAGGTCATTTTTTGCTGCTTTGGTGGCTGCATTTGTTTTGAGATCCATCAATCCATTTGGTAACAGCCGTCTGGTCCTTTTTTATGTGGAGTATCATACACCATGGTACCtttttgaactgtttccttttattctcttAGGGGTATTTGGAGGGCTTTGGGGAGCCTTTTTCATTAGGGCAAATATTGCCTGGTGTCGTCGACGCAAGTCCACCAAGTTTGGAAAGTATCCTGTTCTCGAAGTCATTATTGTTGCTGCCATTACTGCTGTGGTAGCCTTCCCCAATCCATACACTAGGCTCAACACCAGTGAACTGATTAAAGAGCTGTTTACAGATTGTGGACCGCTGGAATCCTCCTCTCTTTGTGACTACAGAAATGACATGAATGCTAGTAAAATTGTTGATGATATTCCTGACCGTCCTGCAGGCGTTGGAGTATATTCAGCTATCTGGCAGTTGTGCCTAGcactcatatttaaaataataatgacagTATTCACTTTTGGTATCAAG GTTCCATCAGGCTTGTTTATCCCCAGCATGGCCATTGGAGCGATTGCTGGGAGAATTGTGGGGATTGCCGTGGAGCAGCTTGCCTACTATCACCACGACTGGTTTATCTTCAAGGAGTGGTGCGAGGTTGGGGCTGACTGCATCACGCCTGGGCTTTATGCCATGGTTGGTGCCGCTGCGTGCTTAG GTGGTGTGACAAGAATGACTGTCTCCCTGGTGGTTATTGTTTTTGAACTTACGGGAGGCTTGGAATATATTGTTCCTCTTATGGCTGCCGTAATGACCAGTAAATGGGTTGGTGATGCCTTTGGTAGGGAAGGCATTTATGAAGCACACATCCGACTAAATGGGTACCCTTTCTTGGATGCAAAAGAAGAATTCACTCATACAACCTTGGCTGCTGACGTCATGAGACCTCGAAGAAGTGATCCTCCCTTAGCTGTTTTGACACAGGACAATATGACAGTAGATGACATAGAAAACATGATTAATGAAACCAGCTACAATGGCTTTCCAGTTATAATGTCAAAAGAATCTCAGAGATTAGTGGGATTTGCCCTCAGAAGAGACCTGACAATTGCAATAG AAAGTGccagaaaaaaacaagaaggtATTGTTGGCAGTTCTCGGGTATGTTTTGCACAGCATACTCCATCTCTTCCAGCAGAAAGCCCTCGGCCATTAAAACTGAGAAGCATTCTTGATATGAGCCCTTTTACAGTAACAGACCACACCCCAATGGAGATTGTGGTAGATATCTTCCGAAAACTGGGTCTGAGGCAGTGCCTTGTAACTCACAATGG GATTGTCTTGGGGATCATCACCAAGAAGAACATTTTAGAACATCTCGAGCAACTAAAGCAGCACGTGGAGCCCTTG GCGCCTCCTTGGCATTATAACAAAAAAAGATATCCTCCGTCATATGGCCCAGACGGCAAACCAAGACCCCGCTTCAATAATGTTCAACTGAGTTCTGtagatgaggagagagaggagacagaagaggaagttCGTTTGTTGAATAGCACAATTCTTTAA
- the Clcn3 gene encoding H(+)/Cl(-) exchange transporter 3 isoform X5: MTNGGSINSSTHLLDLLDEPIPGVGTYDDFHTIDWVREKCKDRERHRRINSKKKESAWEMTKSLYDAWSGWLVVTLTGLASGALAGLIDIAADWMTDLKEGICLSALWYNHEQCCWGSNETTFEERDKCPQWKTWAELIIGQAEGPGSYIMNYIMYIFWALSFAFLAVSLVKVFAPYACGSGIPEIKTILSGFIIRGYLGKWTLMIKTITLVLAVASGLSLGKEGPLVHVACCCGNIFSYLFPKYSTNEAKKREVLSAASAAGVSVAFGAPIGGVLFSLEEVSYYFPLKTLWRSFFAALVAAFVLRSINPFGNSRLVLFYVEYHTPWYLFELFPFILLGVFGGLWGAFFIRANIAWCRRRKSTKFGKYPVLEVIIVAAITAVVAFPNPYTRLNTSELIKELFTDCGPLESSSLCDYRNDMNASKIVDDIPDRPAGVGVYSAIWQLCLALIFKIIMTVFTFGIKVPSGLFIPSMAIGAIAGRIVGIAVEQLAYYHHDWFIFKEWCEVGADCITPGLYAMVGAAACLGGVTRMTVSLVVIVFELTGGLEYIVPLMAAVMTSKWVGDAFGREGIYEAHIRLNGYPFLDAKEEFTHTTLAADVMRPRRSDPPLAVLTQDNMTVDDIENMINETSYNGFPVIMSKESQRLVGFALRRDLTIAIESARKKQEGIVGSSRVCFAQHTPSLPAESPRPLKLRSILDMSPFTVTDHTPMEIVVDIFRKLGLRQCLVTHNGIVLGIITKKNILEHLEQLKQHVEPLAPPWHYNKKRYPPSYGPDGKPRPRFNNVQLSSVDEEREETEEEVRLLNSTIL, translated from the exons ATGACAAATGGAGGCAGCATTAATAGCTCTACACACTTGCTGGATCTTTTGGATGAACCGATCCCAGGTGTTGGTACATATGATGATTTCCATACTATTGATTGGGTTCGAGAGAAATgtaaagacagagaaaggcacAGACGT ATcaacagtaaaaaaaaagaatcagcatGGGAAATGACAAAAAGTCTGTATGATGCTTGGTCAGGATGGCTGGTAGTGACGTTGACAGGACTGGCTTCAG GGGCACTAGCTGGATTGATAGACATCGCTGCTGACTGGATGACTGACCTAAAGGAGGGCATTTGCCTCAGTGCATTGTGGTACAACCATGAGCAGTGTTGTTGGGGATCTAATGAAACAACATTTGAAGAGAGGGATAAATGTCCCCAGTGGAAAACATGGGCAGAGTTAATCATAGGTCAAGCAGAG ggtcCGGGATCTTACATCATGAACTACataatgtacatcttttgggcCCTGAGTTTTGCCTTTCTTGCAGTTTCTTTGGTGAAAGTATTTGCTCCATATGCCTGTGGCTCTGGAATTCCAGAG attaaaactattttgagtgGATTCATCATCAGAGGCTATTTGGGAAAATGGACTTTAATGATTAAAACCATCACATTAGTGCTGGCTGTGGCTTCAGGTTTAAGTTTAGGAAAAGAAGGCCCCCTGGTACACGTTGCCTGTTGCTGTGGAAATATCTTTTCCTACCTCTTTCCAAAGTACAGCACAAATGAAGCTAAAAAGAGGGAG GTGCTGTCAGCAGCCTCTGCTGCAGGTGTTTCTGTAGCCTTTGGGGCGCCCATTGGAGGAGTTCTTTTTAGTTTGGAAGAG gtTAGCTATTATTTTCCTCTCAAAACTTTATGGAGGTCATTTTTTGCTGCTTTGGTGGCTGCATTTGTTTTGAGATCCATCAATCCATTTGGTAACAGCCGTCTGGTCCTTTTTTATGTGGAGTATCATACACCATGGTACCtttttgaactgtttccttttattctcttAGGGGTATTTGGAGGGCTTTGGGGAGCCTTTTTCATTAGGGCAAATATTGCCTGGTGTCGTCGACGCAAGTCCACCAAGTTTGGAAAGTATCCTGTTCTCGAAGTCATTATTGTTGCTGCCATTACTGCTGTGGTAGCCTTCCCCAATCCATACACTAGGCTCAACACCAGTGAACTGATTAAAGAGCTGTTTACAGATTGTGGACCGCTGGAATCCTCCTCTCTTTGTGACTACAGAAATGACATGAATGCTAGTAAAATTGTTGATGATATTCCTGACCGTCCTGCAGGCGTTGGAGTATATTCAGCTATCTGGCAGTTGTGCCTAGcactcatatttaaaataataatgacagTATTCACTTTTGGTATCAAG GTTCCATCAGGCTTGTTTATCCCCAGCATGGCCATTGGAGCGATTGCTGGGAGAATTGTGGGGATTGCCGTGGAGCAGCTTGCCTACTATCACCACGACTGGTTTATCTTCAAGGAGTGGTGCGAGGTTGGGGCTGACTGCATCACGCCTGGGCTTTATGCCATGGTTGGTGCCGCTGCGTGCTTAG GTGGTGTGACAAGAATGACTGTCTCCCTGGTGGTTATTGTTTTTGAACTTACGGGAGGCTTGGAATATATTGTTCCTCTTATGGCTGCCGTAATGACCAGTAAATGGGTTGGTGATGCCTTTGGTAGGGAAGGCATTTATGAAGCACACATCCGACTAAATGGGTACCCTTTCTTGGATGCAAAAGAAGAATTCACTCATACAACCTTGGCTGCTGACGTCATGAGACCTCGAAGAAGTGATCCTCCCTTAGCTGTTTTGACACAGGACAATATGACAGTAGATGACATAGAAAACATGATTAATGAAACCAGCTACAATGGCTTTCCAGTTATAATGTCAAAAGAATCTCAGAGATTAGTGGGATTTGCCCTCAGAAGAGACCTGACAATTGCAATAG AAAGTGccagaaaaaaacaagaaggtATTGTTGGCAGTTCTCGGGTATGTTTTGCACAGCATACTCCATCTCTTCCAGCAGAAAGCCCTCGGCCATTAAAACTGAGAAGCATTCTTGATATGAGCCCTTTTACAGTAACAGACCACACCCCAATGGAGATTGTGGTAGATATCTTCCGAAAACTGGGTCTGAGGCAGTGCCTTGTAACTCACAATGG GATTGTCTTGGGGATCATCACCAAGAAGAACATTTTAGAACATCTCGAGCAACTAAAGCAGCACGTGGAGCCCTTG GCGCCTCCTTGGCATTATAACAAAAAAAGATATCCTCCGTCATATGGCCCAGACGGCAAACCAAGACCCCGCTTCAATAATGTTCAACTGAGTTCTGtagatgaggagagagaggagacagaagaggaagttCGTTTGTTGAATAGCACAATTCTTTAA
- the Clcn3 gene encoding H(+)/Cl(-) exchange transporter 3 isoform X4, which produces MESEQLFHRGYYRNSYNSITSASSDEELLDGAGAIMDFQTSEDDNLLDGDTAVGTHYTMTNGGSINSSTHLLDLLDEPIPGVGTYDDFHTIDWVREKCKDRERHRRINSKKKESAWEMTKSLYDAWSGWLVVTLTGLASGALAGLIDIAADWMTDLKEGICLSALWYNHEQCCWGSNETTFEERDKCPQWKTWAELIIGQAEGPGSYIMNYIMYIFWALSFAFLAVSLVKVFAPYACGSGIPEIKTILSGFIIRGYLGKWTLMIKTITLVLAVASGLSLGKEGPLVHVACCCGNIFSYLFPKYSTNEAKKREVLSAASAAGVSVAFGAPIGGVLFSLEEVSYYFPLKTLWRSFFAALVAAFVLRSINPFGNSRLVLFYVEYHTPWYLFELFPFILLGVFGGLWGAFFIRANIAWCRRRKSTKFGKYPVLEVIIVAAITAVVAFPNPYTRLNTSELIKELFTDCGPLESSSLCDYRNDMNASKIVDDIPDRPAGVGVYSAIWQLCLALIFKIIMTVFTFGIKVPSGLFIPSMAIGAIAGRIVGIAVEQLAYYHHDWFIFKEWCEVGADCITPGLYAMVGAAACLGGVTRMTVSLVVIVFELTGGLEYIVPLMAAVMTSKWVGDAFGREGIYEAHIRLNGYPFLDAKEEFTHTTLAADVMRPRRSDPPLAVLTQDNMTVDDIENMINETSYNGFPVIMSKESQRLVGFALRRDLTIAIESARKKQEGIVGSSRVCFAQHTPSLPAESPRPLKLRSILDMSPFTVTDHTPMEIVVDIFRKLGLRQCLVTHNGRLLGIITKKDILRHMAQTANQDPASIMFN; this is translated from the exons GAACTCATTATACAATGACAAATGGAGGCAGCATTAATAGCTCTACACACTTGCTGGATCTTTTGGATGAACCGATCCCAGGTGTTGGTACATATGATGATTTCCATACTATTGATTGGGTTCGAGAGAAATgtaaagacagagaaaggcacAGACGT ATcaacagtaaaaaaaaagaatcagcatGGGAAATGACAAAAAGTCTGTATGATGCTTGGTCAGGATGGCTGGTAGTGACGTTGACAGGACTGGCTTCAG GGGCACTAGCTGGATTGATAGACATCGCTGCTGACTGGATGACTGACCTAAAGGAGGGCATTTGCCTCAGTGCATTGTGGTACAACCATGAGCAGTGTTGTTGGGGATCTAATGAAACAACATTTGAAGAGAGGGATAAATGTCCCCAGTGGAAAACATGGGCAGAGTTAATCATAGGTCAAGCAGAG ggtcCGGGATCTTACATCATGAACTACataatgtacatcttttgggcCCTGAGTTTTGCCTTTCTTGCAGTTTCTTTGGTGAAAGTATTTGCTCCATATGCCTGTGGCTCTGGAATTCCAGAG attaaaactattttgagtgGATTCATCATCAGAGGCTATTTGGGAAAATGGACTTTAATGATTAAAACCATCACATTAGTGCTGGCTGTGGCTTCAGGTTTAAGTTTAGGAAAAGAAGGCCCCCTGGTACACGTTGCCTGTTGCTGTGGAAATATCTTTTCCTACCTCTTTCCAAAGTACAGCACAAATGAAGCTAAAAAGAGGGAG GTGCTGTCAGCAGCCTCTGCTGCAGGTGTTTCTGTAGCCTTTGGGGCGCCCATTGGAGGAGTTCTTTTTAGTTTGGAAGAG gtTAGCTATTATTTTCCTCTCAAAACTTTATGGAGGTCATTTTTTGCTGCTTTGGTGGCTGCATTTGTTTTGAGATCCATCAATCCATTTGGTAACAGCCGTCTGGTCCTTTTTTATGTGGAGTATCATACACCATGGTACCtttttgaactgtttccttttattctcttAGGGGTATTTGGAGGGCTTTGGGGAGCCTTTTTCATTAGGGCAAATATTGCCTGGTGTCGTCGACGCAAGTCCACCAAGTTTGGAAAGTATCCTGTTCTCGAAGTCATTATTGTTGCTGCCATTACTGCTGTGGTAGCCTTCCCCAATCCATACACTAGGCTCAACACCAGTGAACTGATTAAAGAGCTGTTTACAGATTGTGGACCGCTGGAATCCTCCTCTCTTTGTGACTACAGAAATGACATGAATGCTAGTAAAATTGTTGATGATATTCCTGACCGTCCTGCAGGCGTTGGAGTATATTCAGCTATCTGGCAGTTGTGCCTAGcactcatatttaaaataataatgacagTATTCACTTTTGGTATCAAG GTTCCATCAGGCTTGTTTATCCCCAGCATGGCCATTGGAGCGATTGCTGGGAGAATTGTGGGGATTGCCGTGGAGCAGCTTGCCTACTATCACCACGACTGGTTTATCTTCAAGGAGTGGTGCGAGGTTGGGGCTGACTGCATCACGCCTGGGCTTTATGCCATGGTTGGTGCCGCTGCGTGCTTAG GTGGTGTGACAAGAATGACTGTCTCCCTGGTGGTTATTGTTTTTGAACTTACGGGAGGCTTGGAATATATTGTTCCTCTTATGGCTGCCGTAATGACCAGTAAATGGGTTGGTGATGCCTTTGGTAGGGAAGGCATTTATGAAGCACACATCCGACTAAATGGGTACCCTTTCTTGGATGCAAAAGAAGAATTCACTCATACAACCTTGGCTGCTGACGTCATGAGACCTCGAAGAAGTGATCCTCCCTTAGCTGTTTTGACACAGGACAATATGACAGTAGATGACATAGAAAACATGATTAATGAAACCAGCTACAATGGCTTTCCAGTTATAATGTCAAAAGAATCTCAGAGATTAGTGGGATTTGCCCTCAGAAGAGACCTGACAATTGCAATAG AAAGTGccagaaaaaaacaagaaggtATTGTTGGCAGTTCTCGGGTATGTTTTGCACAGCATACTCCATCTCTTCCAGCAGAAAGCCCTCGGCCATTAAAACTGAGAAGCATTCTTGATATGAGCCCTTTTACAGTAACAGACCACACCCCAATGGAGATTGTGGTAGATATCTTCCGAAAACTGGGTCTGAGGCAGTGCCTTGTAACTCACAATGG GCGCCTCCTTGGCATTATAACAAAAAAAGATATCCTCCGTCATATGGCCCAGACGGCAAACCAAGACCCCGCTTCAATAATGTTCAACTGA
- the Clcn3 gene encoding H(+)/Cl(-) exchange transporter 3 isoform X3, whose amino-acid sequence MTNGGSINSSTHLLDLLDEPIPGVGTYDDFHTIDWVREKCKDRERHRRINSKKKESAWEMTKSLYDAWSGWLVVTLTGLASGALAGLIDIAADWMTDLKEGICLSALWYNHEQCCWGSNETTFEERDKCPQWKTWAELIIGQAEGPGSYIMNYIMYIFWALSFAFLAVSLVKVFAPYACGSGIPEIKTILSGFIIRGYLGKWTLMIKTITLVLAVASGLSLGKEGPLVHVACCCGNIFSYLFPKYSTNEAKKREVLSAASAAGVSVAFGAPIGGVLFSLEEVSYYFPLKTLWRSFFAALVAAFVLRSINPFGNSRLVLFYVEYHTPWYLFELFPFILLGVFGGLWGAFFIRANIAWCRRRKSTKFGKYPVLEVIIVAAITAVVAFPNPYTRLNTSELIKELFTDCGPLESSSLCDYRNDMNASKIVDDIPDRPAGVGVYSAIWQLCLALIFKIIMTVFTFGIKVPSGLFIPSMAIGAIAGRIVGIAVEQLAYYHHDWFIFKEWCEVGADCITPGLYAMVGAAACLGGVTRMTVSLVVIVFELTGGLEYIVPLMAAVMTSKWVGDAFGREGIYEAHIRLNGYPFLDAKEEFTHTTLAADVMRPRRSDPPLAVLTQDNMTVDDIENMINETSYNGFPVIMSKESQRLVGFALRRDLTIAIESARKKQEGIVGSSRVCFAQHTPSLPAESPRPLKLRSILDMSPFTVTDHTPMEIVVDIFRKLGLRQCLVTHNGCCVSVPRWLPDPCKCVTLLILPHSYQAY is encoded by the exons ATGACAAATGGAGGCAGCATTAATAGCTCTACACACTTGCTGGATCTTTTGGATGAACCGATCCCAGGTGTTGGTACATATGATGATTTCCATACTATTGATTGGGTTCGAGAGAAATgtaaagacagagaaaggcacAGACGT ATcaacagtaaaaaaaaagaatcagcatGGGAAATGACAAAAAGTCTGTATGATGCTTGGTCAGGATGGCTGGTAGTGACGTTGACAGGACTGGCTTCAG GGGCACTAGCTGGATTGATAGACATCGCTGCTGACTGGATGACTGACCTAAAGGAGGGCATTTGCCTCAGTGCATTGTGGTACAACCATGAGCAGTGTTGTTGGGGATCTAATGAAACAACATTTGAAGAGAGGGATAAATGTCCCCAGTGGAAAACATGGGCAGAGTTAATCATAGGTCAAGCAGAG ggtcCGGGATCTTACATCATGAACTACataatgtacatcttttgggcCCTGAGTTTTGCCTTTCTTGCAGTTTCTTTGGTGAAAGTATTTGCTCCATATGCCTGTGGCTCTGGAATTCCAGAG attaaaactattttgagtgGATTCATCATCAGAGGCTATTTGGGAAAATGGACTTTAATGATTAAAACCATCACATTAGTGCTGGCTGTGGCTTCAGGTTTAAGTTTAGGAAAAGAAGGCCCCCTGGTACACGTTGCCTGTTGCTGTGGAAATATCTTTTCCTACCTCTTTCCAAAGTACAGCACAAATGAAGCTAAAAAGAGGGAG GTGCTGTCAGCAGCCTCTGCTGCAGGTGTTTCTGTAGCCTTTGGGGCGCCCATTGGAGGAGTTCTTTTTAGTTTGGAAGAG gtTAGCTATTATTTTCCTCTCAAAACTTTATGGAGGTCATTTTTTGCTGCTTTGGTGGCTGCATTTGTTTTGAGATCCATCAATCCATTTGGTAACAGCCGTCTGGTCCTTTTTTATGTGGAGTATCATACACCATGGTACCtttttgaactgtttccttttattctcttAGGGGTATTTGGAGGGCTTTGGGGAGCCTTTTTCATTAGGGCAAATATTGCCTGGTGTCGTCGACGCAAGTCCACCAAGTTTGGAAAGTATCCTGTTCTCGAAGTCATTATTGTTGCTGCCATTACTGCTGTGGTAGCCTTCCCCAATCCATACACTAGGCTCAACACCAGTGAACTGATTAAAGAGCTGTTTACAGATTGTGGACCGCTGGAATCCTCCTCTCTTTGTGACTACAGAAATGACATGAATGCTAGTAAAATTGTTGATGATATTCCTGACCGTCCTGCAGGCGTTGGAGTATATTCAGCTATCTGGCAGTTGTGCCTAGcactcatatttaaaataataatgacagTATTCACTTTTGGTATCAAG GTTCCATCAGGCTTGTTTATCCCCAGCATGGCCATTGGAGCGATTGCTGGGAGAATTGTGGGGATTGCCGTGGAGCAGCTTGCCTACTATCACCACGACTGGTTTATCTTCAAGGAGTGGTGCGAGGTTGGGGCTGACTGCATCACGCCTGGGCTTTATGCCATGGTTGGTGCCGCTGCGTGCTTAG GTGGTGTGACAAGAATGACTGTCTCCCTGGTGGTTATTGTTTTTGAACTTACGGGAGGCTTGGAATATATTGTTCCTCTTATGGCTGCCGTAATGACCAGTAAATGGGTTGGTGATGCCTTTGGTAGGGAAGGCATTTATGAAGCACACATCCGACTAAATGGGTACCCTTTCTTGGATGCAAAAGAAGAATTCACTCATACAACCTTGGCTGCTGACGTCATGAGACCTCGAAGAAGTGATCCTCCCTTAGCTGTTTTGACACAGGACAATATGACAGTAGATGACATAGAAAACATGATTAATGAAACCAGCTACAATGGCTTTCCAGTTATAATGTCAAAAGAATCTCAGAGATTAGTGGGATTTGCCCTCAGAAGAGACCTGACAATTGCAATAG AAAGTGccagaaaaaaacaagaaggtATTGTTGGCAGTTCTCGGGTATGTTTTGCACAGCATACTCCATCTCTTCCAGCAGAAAGCCCTCGGCCATTAAAACTGAGAAGCATTCTTGATATGAGCCCTTTTACAGTAACAGACCACACCCCAATGGAGATTGTGGTAGATATCTTCCGAAAACTGGGTCTGAGGCAGTGCCTTGTAACTCACAATGG GTGCTGTGTAAGTGTCCCAAGGTGGCTGCCTGATCCTTGCAAATGTGTCACTCTCCTCATTTTGCCACACAGTTACCAAGCTTACTAA